Sequence from the Kribbella aluminosa genome:
GGCTGACCGAGGCGGAGATCGTGCGGTGGTTGGTGAAGGTCGGCGATGTGGTTGCGGTCGACACTCCGATCGCGGAGGTCGAGACGGCCAAGTCGATCGTCGAGCTGCCGTCGCCTTATGCGGGGGTGATCGAGGAGCTTCATGGTGAGCCCGGTACCACGGTGCCGGTCGGGAGTCCGTTGCTCACGGTTGCGGATCCTGCGGGGGCGGCGTACCGCGCAGAGGAGCGCGCGGGGTCGGGGAACGTGCTGGTCGGCTACGGGACGGTGGAGTCGACCGGGTCGGGGCGGCGGCGGAAACCTCGAGTTTCCGGGGTTTCCGGCGTTTCGGAAAACGTTTCGGTGGCACGGGTGCCGTTGGTGATCTCGCCGCTGGTACGGCGGCTGGCGCGGGACGGTGGGGTGGATCTCCACGAATTGACGGGGTCGGGCCCGGACGGGTTGATCGTGCGCCGGGACGTCGAGCACGCGATCGCGTTCCGCGCACAACCGGCCTCCGAGGTACGGCCGTCCGAGGTGCGGCCGTCCGCGATACAGCCATCCGCGGTGCCGGCGACCGCTGGTCAGCCGGCGGTCGCTGGGGTCGAGGCGCGGACCGGTCTACACGAGTTGCGGCGTACTCCGATGAGCGGGTTCCGTAAGGCGGTCGTCGCGACGCTGACTCGGAGTCGCGCGGAGATCCCCGAGGCGACGACCTGGGTCGACGTGGACGCGACCGCACTCGTGGAGCTCCGTGCGTCATTGCGGACGGCAACAGATCCGGGACCCGGTCTACTCGCGTTGATGGCCCGTTTCGTGGTCGCCGGGCTGCTCAAGTACCCGGAGCTCAACGGATACGTCGACACCGGGCGCGAGGAGCTCGTCCAGTACGACGGGGTGAACCTCGGGCTGGCGGCGCAGACCGGCCGCGGTCTCGTCGCACCGGCGATCGGGAACGCGCACACGTTGACGACCCGCGGTCTGGACGCGGAGATCCGCCGGCTGACCGCGTCCGCGCGGGACGGGCGGCTGACCCAGCAGGAGCTGACGTTCGGGACGTTCACGCTGAACAACTACGGCAGCTTCGGCGTGGACGGCAGTGCGGCGATCATCAACCACCCGCAGGTCGCGATCCTCGGCGTCGGCCGGATCATCGACCGGCCGTGGGTGGTCGACGGTGAGATCGCCGTCCGCAAGCTCACCCAGTTGTCGCTCGTGTTCGACCACCGCGTCTGCGACGGCGGCACCGCGGCTGCGTTTCTCCGGTTCGTGGCCGACGCGTTCGAGAACCCCGCGACCGCATTCGCGGACCTCTAAGAGAGCGGACCTCTAAGAGATCTGTCGCGGTCTGAGGCCGACAAGAATCACCCGGAGCCCGGAAGCGAAGCGTGCTTCCGGGCCGGCGGTGCTCTCGCGGTTCAAGTAGGCGGCGAGGTGCTGGGAG
This genomic interval carries:
- a CDS encoding dihydrolipoamide acetyltransferase family protein, whose product is MSERSERIIKHSNTFLLPDLGEGLTEAEIVRWLVKVGDVVAVDTPIAEVETAKSIVELPSPYAGVIEELHGEPGTTVPVGSPLLTVADPAGAAYRAEERAGSGNVLVGYGTVESTGSGRRRKPRVSGVSGVSENVSVARVPLVISPLVRRLARDGGVDLHELTGSGPDGLIVRRDVEHAIAFRAQPASEVRPSEVRPSAIQPSAVPATAGQPAVAGVEARTGLHELRRTPMSGFRKAVVATLTRSRAEIPEATTWVDVDATALVELRASLRTATDPGPGLLALMARFVVAGLLKYPELNGYVDTGREELVQYDGVNLGLAAQTGRGLVAPAIGNAHTLTTRGLDAEIRRLTASARDGRLTQQELTFGTFTLNNYGSFGVDGSAAIINHPQVAILGVGRIIDRPWVVDGEIAVRKLTQLSLVFDHRVCDGGTAAAFLRFVADAFENPATAFADL